The Zingiber officinale cultivar Zhangliang chromosome 9A, Zo_v1.1, whole genome shotgun sequence genome window below encodes:
- the LOC122019228 gene encoding uncharacterized protein LOC122019228, whose protein sequence is MSEAKDNDFASLLEDAETPLFPGCTSYTKLSAFVTLYNYKSTNGHTDNSFNELLKILGDMLPEKNTLPETVYSMRKLLKPFDLGYEKIHACPNDCCLFRKELKNLDTCPKCGSSRWKVDKVTTKVFKGVPEKVLRYFPVIPRFKRMFKSKEKAEELIWHSNHKSQDHMMRHPVDSVAWDTINHKWPDFASNPRNLRLGLATDGFNPFGDLSSRYSCWPVILVNYNLPPLMCMMKENLMLTLLIPGPKQPGNDIDVYLEPLIEDLKELWEIGVETYDAFSKSMFNLKAILMWKINDFPAYGNLAGCATKGKLGCPICGEDVCSMWLKYSRKFAYMGHRRFLSPNHPFRQKKKWFNGKKERKGKPRPLNGLEILNAMIDIEKDWGKKKKDVNANTSGKKRKKQDSSKEMQKSIQQWKKKLKKIKLPDGYSSNIGNCISLEERKLNGLKSHDCHVLMQQLLSVALRNLLPKGPCNVIFLLGSFFNELCQRVLDRNRLEALEENIAETLCMLERYFPPAFFTISVHLTIHLAREARLCGPVQFRWMYPFERMHIEELKQTDNRFSSNETLLQKQHMETFAEWLSKHVPFNSSGRIQWLTYGPRKHVTSYTGYIINGHRFHTIDVERSTQDSGVSIEADTVCQSNANDYSHTVKRLSYYGVIRDIILLDYYSFKVPIFRCDWANHGNAFKKMGKKSKKHSLASPNEIQETIASHDLHGEEQIIDDKPYKKKGRGPSKLKMVSGQDKCKELERNELGQPIGDNSVKYASFLGCMIKEFVPYTLDGWNEIGEEVKDRM, encoded by the exons ATGTCTGAGGCAAAAGATAACGACTTTGCTAGTTTATTAGAAGATGCAGAAACTCCCCTCTTCCCTGGTTGCACATCTTACACAAAGTTATCAGCATTCGTCACATTATACAATTACAAGTCTACTAATGGTCACACAGACAATAGTTTCAATGAGCTCCTTAAGATCTTAGGTGACATGCTTCCAGAAAAAAACACACTTCCAGAAACTGTTTACTCGATGAGAAAATTGTTAAAACCATTTGATTTAGGATATGAGAAGATTCATGCTTGCCCAAATGATTGTTGTCTATTTCGAAAGGAGCTTAAAAATCTGGATACGTGTCCAAAGTGTGGTTCATCAAGATGGAAGGTGGACAAAGTCACCACCAAAGTTTTTAAAGGGGTTCCAGAAAAGGTGCTACGGTATTTTCCGGTGATACCAAGATTTAAAAGGATgtttaaatcaaaagaaaaagctgAAGAGTTGATTTGGCACTCCAACCACAAAAGTCAAGATCACATGATGCGTCATCCAGTTGATTCAGTAGCTTGGGATACAATAAATCATAAATGGCCAGATTTTGCATCAAATCCTAGAAATCTACGCCTTGGCCTTGCAACCGATGGATTCAACCCTTTTGGCGACCTTAGTTctagatatagttgttggcccGTTATTTTGGTAAATTATAACCTTCCTCCATTGATGTGCATGATGAAAGAAAATCTTATGTTGACATTACTAATTCCAGGTCCAAAGCAACCGGGAAATGATATAGATGTATACTTGGAACCCCTTATCGAGGAtttaaaggagttgtgggagataGGTGTAGAGACTTATGATGCATTCAGCAAGTCAATGTTCAATCTAAAGGCTATTTTGATGTGGAAAATCAATGATTTTCCAGCTTATGGAAACCTAGCTGGATGTGCCACAAAAGGGAAACTTGGTTGCCCAATATGTGGGGAAGACGTATGTTCTATGTGGCTTAAGTATAGCAGGAAGTTTGCATATATGGGCCACAGAAGATTTCTTTCTCCTAATCACCCATTTCGTCAGAAAAAGAAGTGGTTTAatggaaaaaaagaaagaaaagggaaacctaGACCTTTGAATGGGTTAGAAATTCTCAATGCAATGATAGATATTGAAAAGgactggggtaaaaagaaaaaggaTGTGAATGCCAATACTTCggggaaaaagaggaagaaacaagatagttcaaaagaaatgcaAAAATCTATTCAACAGTGGAAGAAAAA gttgaagaaaataaagttacCCGATGGCTATAGCTCAAATATTGGTAACTGTATTTCTTTAGAAGAGCGTAAGCTTAATGGGCTGAAATCTCATGATTGTCATGttctaatgcaacaattgctatcAGTAGCATTGAGAAATCTTCTACCGAAAGGTCCATGTAATGTTATATTTCTGCTTGGTTCATTTTTCAATGAATTATGTCAAAGAGTGTTAGACAGGAATCGTTTAGAAGCACTAGAGGAGAATATTGCTGAAACTTTATGCATGTTGGAAAGATATTTTCCACCTGCCTTCTTTACCATCTCGGTTCATTTGACAATTCATTTAGCAAGAGAGGCTCGCTTGTGTGGGCCAGTCCAATTCcgttggatgtatccatttgaaag GATGCACATCGAGGAGCTTAAACAAACAGATAATCGTTTCTCAAGTAATGAAACATTGTTACAAAAGCAACATATGGAAACATTTGCTGAATGGTTATCAAAACATGTTCCTTTTAACTCTTCAGGCCGAATTCAATGGCTAACATATGGTCCAAGAAAGCATGTTACATCTTATACGGGTTATATTATAAATGGACATCGGTTCCACACAATTGATGTTGAAAGGTCGACACAAGATAGTGGAGTTTCGATTGAAGCCGATACTGTTTGTCAATCCAATGCTAATGATTATTCACATACAGTAAAAAGACTATCATACTATGGAGTTATACGAGACATTATTTTACTAGACTACTATTCTTTCAAAGTACCTATTTTTAGGTGTGATTGGGCCAATCATGGAAATG CATTCAAAAAGATGGGCAAAAAGAGCAAAAAGCATAGCTTAGCATCTCCAAATGAAATTCAG GAAACTATAGCATCACATGATTTGCATGGTGAAGAACAAATTATTGATGACAAACCTTATAAGAAAAAGGGAAGGGGTCCGTCCAAACTCAAAATGGTTAGTGGCCAAGACAAGTGCAAAGAGTTAGAGCGTAATGAGTTAGGACAACCGATTGGAGATAATTCGGTAAAGTATGCTTCTTTTCTAGGGTGCATGATTAAGGAATTTGTTCCATATACATTGGATGGATGGAATGAAATAGGTGAAGAAGTAAAGGATAGGATGTAG